A section of the Bacillus pumilus genome encodes:
- the qoxB gene encoding cytochrome aa3 quinol oxidase subunit I, with translation MHLKWDEFFVTGDPLILGAQISIALTSIAIVFVLTYFKKWKWLWKEWLTSVDHKKLGIMYILAAVIMFFRGGVDGLMMRAQLALPNNTFLDSNHYNEIFTTHGTIMILFMAMPFLIGLINVVVPLQIGARDVAFPYLNNLSFWTFMVGAMLFNISFVIGGSPSAGWTSYMPLAGNDFSPGPGQNYYLLGLQIAGIGTLMTGINFMVTILKMRTKGMTLMRMPMFTWTTLITSVIIVFAFPVLTVALALMTFDRLFGSAFFTLEAGGMPMLWANLFWIWGHPEVYIVILPAFGIFSEIFATFSRKQLFGYKAMVVSIVAISVLSFLVWVHHFFTMGNSAAVNSFFSITTMAISVPTGVKIFNWLFTMYRGRISFTSPMLWALGFIPNFVIGGVTGVMLAMAAADYQYHNTYFLVSHFHYVLIAGTVFACFAGLVFWYPKMFGYKLNERIGKWFFWVFMIGFNICFFPQYFLGLQGMPRRIYTYGPEDGWTALNFISTIGAFMMGVGFIILCYNIYYSWRHAKREVSGDSWGEGRTLDWATSSAIPPHYNFAALPEVTTPDAFHHWKQNNVDVHPEKEFKKIHMPHNSGRPLIMSAFFGLGAFGLVFEWYWIGVIGLIGVFATMILRSFEYDDGYYIPVEEVIETEKKNKEAQK, from the coding sequence ATGCATTTGAAATGGGATGAGTTTTTTGTAACTGGAGACCCATTAATTCTTGGTGCGCAAATTTCTATCGCTCTTACTTCCATTGCTATCGTGTTTGTTTTAACCTACTTTAAAAAGTGGAAATGGCTCTGGAAAGAATGGCTAACATCAGTTGATCATAAAAAGCTTGGGATCATGTATATCCTTGCTGCTGTGATTATGTTCTTCCGCGGTGGGGTAGACGGACTGATGATGCGCGCACAGCTGGCGCTTCCTAATAATACGTTTTTAGATTCCAACCACTATAATGAAATTTTCACAACGCATGGTACGATCATGATTTTATTCATGGCGATGCCATTTTTAATTGGTTTAATCAACGTCGTTGTACCTCTTCAAATTGGTGCGCGTGACGTTGCATTCCCTTACTTGAACAACCTGAGTTTCTGGACATTTATGGTCGGAGCGATGCTGTTCAACATTTCCTTCGTTATTGGAGGATCACCAAGTGCAGGCTGGACGAGTTACATGCCGCTCGCCGGAAATGATTTCTCACCAGGACCTGGACAGAACTATTACTTGCTCGGGCTCCAAATTGCAGGTATTGGTACACTTATGACGGGTATTAACTTCATGGTGACCATCTTAAAAATGCGTACAAAAGGTATGACGCTCATGCGTATGCCAATGTTTACATGGACAACATTGATCACGTCTGTCATCATCGTATTCGCATTCCCTGTACTAACAGTTGCTTTAGCACTTATGACATTTGATCGTTTATTCGGTTCTGCATTCTTTACACTCGAAGCAGGCGGTATGCCAATGCTTTGGGCGAACCTTTTCTGGATTTGGGGACATCCTGAGGTATATATCGTTATCCTGCCGGCTTTCGGTATTTTCTCAGAAATCTTTGCGACGTTCTCAAGAAAACAGTTGTTTGGTTACAAAGCGATGGTTGTATCGATTGTGGCAATCTCTGTTCTTAGTTTCCTTGTGTGGGTTCACCACTTCTTTACAATGGGGAACAGTGCAGCGGTTAACTCATTCTTCTCGATTACAACAATGGCGATTTCCGTACCAACAGGTGTGAAAATCTTTAACTGGCTCTTTACGATGTATCGAGGCCGTATCAGTTTTACTTCACCAATGCTTTGGGCACTTGGTTTCATCCCGAACTTTGTTATCGGTGGTGTCACTGGGGTTATGCTTGCGATGGCAGCTGCGGATTACCAGTACCATAATACGTACTTCCTAGTATCCCACTTCCACTATGTATTAATCGCAGGTACTGTCTTTGCATGTTTTGCTGGTCTTGTTTTCTGGTATCCAAAAATGTTTGGTTACAAGTTAAACGAAAGAATCGGCAAATGGTTCTTCTGGGTATTCATGATCGGATTTAACATCTGTTTCTTCCCGCAGTACTTCTTAGGACTGCAAGGAATGCCAAGACGTATTTATACGTACGGACCAGAAGATGGCTGGACTGCACTAAACTTTATTTCAACAATTGGTGCATTTATGATGGGTGTCGGATTCATCATCCTTTGCTACAACATTTACTACAGCTGGAGACACGCGAAACGTGAAGTGTCTGGAGACAGCTGGGGAGAAGGACGTACTCTTGACTGGGCGACATCTTCTGCAATTCCGCCGCATTATAACTTTGCAGCACTTCCAGAAGTGACAACACCAGATGCATTCCATCATTGGAAGCAAAACAATGTAGACGTTCATCCTGAGAAAGAATTCAAGAAAATTCACATGCCGCACAATTCAGGTAGACCGCTTATCATGTCTGCATTCTTCGGACTTGGAGCATTCGGTCTTGTATTTGAATGGTACTGGATTGGCGTTATTGGCTTAATCGGTGTATTCGCAACAATGATTTTACGTTCATTTGAATATGATGATGGCTACTATATTCCTGTTGAAGAAGTGATTGAAACAGAGAAAAAGAATAAGGAGGCGCAAAAGTAA
- the galE gene encoding UDP-glucose 4-epimerase GalE produces the protein MTILVCGGAGYIGSHAVAALLAKGERVVVVDNLQTGHKEAVLEGAVLEKGDLRDHAFLRQVFKTHQIEAVMHFAADSLVGESVTDPLKYYDNNVGGATALLQVMNEFDVKHIVFSSTAAAYGEPKRVPIVETDETNPTNPYGETKLAIEKMLKWSEEAYGIEYVVLRYFNVAGAHTEGLVGEDHQPETHLIPIILQVALGKRDQIMIYGDDYETEDGTCIRDYIHVMDLVEAHILAVDRLRAGKGSATYNLGNGTGFSVKQVVEAVRKVTGHAIPAQVAKRRAGDPAKLIASSEKALQELGWTPQYADLHTIIQSAWDWFQKHPDGYQSE, from the coding sequence ATGACAATTTTAGTTTGTGGAGGAGCAGGGTACATCGGCAGTCATGCGGTGGCGGCTCTTCTAGCGAAAGGCGAACGAGTAGTGGTAGTGGATAATTTGCAGACAGGCCACAAAGAAGCTGTTTTGGAAGGAGCTGTCTTAGAGAAGGGGGATTTACGAGATCACGCTTTTTTAAGACAGGTGTTCAAAACGCATCAAATAGAAGCGGTCATGCACTTTGCGGCAGATTCACTTGTTGGGGAGAGTGTGACAGACCCGCTTAAGTACTATGACAACAACGTTGGCGGAGCAACTGCTTTACTACAAGTCATGAATGAATTTGATGTGAAGCACATCGTCTTCTCTTCCACTGCTGCTGCATACGGTGAACCGAAGCGGGTACCGATCGTTGAAACGGATGAAACGAACCCAACAAATCCTTATGGAGAAACGAAACTAGCGATTGAAAAAATGCTGAAGTGGTCTGAAGAAGCGTATGGAATAGAATACGTAGTGCTTCGCTACTTTAATGTAGCTGGTGCCCATACAGAAGGGCTTGTCGGAGAGGATCATCAGCCTGAGACGCATCTCATTCCAATTATTTTGCAAGTTGCTTTAGGAAAACGAGATCAAATCATGATTTATGGTGATGATTATGAGACAGAGGATGGCACGTGTATTAGAGATTACATTCATGTGATGGATTTAGTAGAGGCACACATCCTAGCTGTTGACCGCTTGCGTGCTGGAAAAGGCAGTGCGACCTACAACTTAGGGAATGGAACAGGTTTCTCAGTGAAGCAGGTCGTAGAAGCCGTCAGAAAAGTCACGGGGCATGCCATCCCGGCACAAGTGGCAAAAAGGCGCGCGGGAGATCCAGCAAAGCTGATTGCTTCTTCTGAAAAAGCGCTGCAAGAATTAGGATGGACACCTCAATATGCTGACCTTCACACGATCATTCAGAGTGCGTGGGATTGGTTTCAAAAGCATCCAGATGGCTATCAAAGTGAATAA
- a CDS encoding galactokinase has translation MDMIGTLRAAFHQQFGDREELRYFFAPGRVNLIGEHTDYNGGHVFPCALTLGTYAACAKRSDGRIRMYSLNFEGDGVKEFNLFEIAYVESDGWANYPKGVFKQFIEAGMKIEEGFDIVYSGNIPNGAGLSSSASIELVTAVLINEWHSFGVSNVQLALLSQRAENEFIGVNCGIMDQFSIALGKEDHAILLNCDTLAFEYSTFRQDGLALVIANTNKKRTLADSKYNERRAECQSALNDLQKKIDITHLCELTADEFAEVAHLIEDDICRKRARHVVTENERTIRAINFLKNDKIEKLGALMKASHLSLKNDYEVTGLELDALAEAAWRHPGTIGSRMTGAGFGGCTISIVKEEQLVSFIEETGAMYQEKTGIQASFYTAGIGGGARELTKEEV, from the coding sequence ATGGATATGATCGGTACGTTACGCGCGGCATTTCACCAGCAATTTGGAGATAGAGAAGAACTTCGCTATTTTTTTGCCCCAGGAAGAGTGAACTTGATTGGTGAACATACAGATTATAATGGAGGACATGTGTTTCCATGTGCGCTTACTCTCGGAACGTATGCTGCTTGTGCAAAACGTTCAGATGGCCGCATAAGAATGTATTCCTTGAACTTTGAGGGCGATGGTGTGAAAGAATTCAATCTTTTTGAAATCGCTTACGTAGAATCGGACGGCTGGGCAAATTATCCGAAGGGTGTGTTCAAACAGTTTATAGAAGCAGGAATGAAGATAGAAGAAGGCTTTGACATTGTGTACAGCGGCAATATTCCAAATGGGGCAGGTCTGTCTTCCTCTGCCTCCATAGAGCTTGTCACCGCTGTTCTCATCAATGAATGGCATTCATTCGGCGTTTCAAATGTCCAACTCGCTCTTCTTTCTCAGCGTGCAGAGAATGAATTTATTGGTGTCAATTGCGGGATCATGGATCAGTTTTCGATTGCCCTTGGAAAAGAAGATCACGCCATTTTGCTCAATTGTGATACCCTTGCCTTCGAATATAGTACGTTTCGACAAGATGGACTTGCGCTTGTCATCGCCAATACAAATAAAAAGCGGACACTGGCAGATTCCAAATATAATGAGCGCCGGGCAGAGTGTCAATCCGCTTTAAATGATCTACAGAAAAAAATCGACATTACCCACTTATGTGAGCTCACTGCGGATGAATTTGCAGAGGTTGCCCACTTGATTGAAGATGACATCTGCCGCAAACGGGCAAGACATGTCGTGACGGAAAATGAGCGGACCATAAGAGCGATAAATTTCTTGAAAAATGATAAAATTGAAAAGTTAGGCGCACTCATGAAGGCTTCTCATCTTTCATTAAAGAATGATTATGAAGTAACAGGACTTGAACTAGATGCACTGGCTGAAGCCGCTTGGCGGCACCCGGGAACGATTGGCTCCCGTATGACAGGTGCAGGCTTTGGCGGATGCACGATCAGCATTGTGAAAGAAGAGCAGCTGGTGTCATTTATAGAAGAAACTGGTGCGATGTATCAAGAGAAAACAGGCATTCAAGCCTCCTTTTACACAGCTGGAATTGGAGGCGGCGCAAGAGAACTCACGAAGGAGGAAGTGTAA
- the galT gene encoding UDP-glucose--hexose-1-phosphate uridylyltransferase, whose protein sequence is MAIDIFEKLEQLIQYGINKKLITSLDIEYTRNRLLEVLRLDEAETRTVPGEEDLEDILMPMLDWAVETGLIPEGTDTYRDLLDAKIMGCLVAPPSVIYAKFEEKRKQEGPKAATSWFYEMQKHAHYIHTGRIAKNVQWFTPTDDGVLEITINLSKPEKDPKAIAQAKKLSQKQYPLCLLCKENVGFEGRVNHPARQNHRIIPVSLSGESWFLQFSPYVYYNEHCIVFKGKHEPMSITKKTFERLLSFISIYPHYFIGSNADLPIVGGSILSHDHFQGGAHEFPMAKAEMEEVFSLKAFPNVRAGIVKWPMSVIRLRSSEQQSLADAADFILHEWKLYSDEEVGVIAHTGETPHNTITPIARRHGDDYELDLVLRNNRTNKQHPDGIFHPHEEVHHIKKENIGLIEVMGLAVLPGRLAEELSQLKEALLSESPLEEIKARPEIMKHEAWAKRMLEENTFTEDNTQTILQKELGVIFSRILSQAGVFKRTEQGKTAFNRFIQTLQTGR, encoded by the coding sequence ATGGCGATTGATATTTTTGAAAAGCTGGAACAGCTGATTCAATATGGGATCAATAAAAAGCTCATAACATCACTAGATATCGAATATACGAGAAATCGATTGCTTGAGGTGCTCAGGCTTGATGAAGCGGAAACAAGAACAGTCCCAGGAGAAGAAGACCTTGAAGACATCTTAATGCCAATGCTCGATTGGGCAGTAGAAACAGGGCTAATTCCTGAGGGGACGGATACGTATCGTGATTTACTAGATGCGAAAATTATGGGCTGTTTGGTGGCTCCTCCAAGTGTTATCTATGCGAAGTTTGAAGAAAAGCGCAAGCAGGAGGGACCGAAGGCTGCTACGAGCTGGTTCTATGAGATGCAGAAGCATGCCCATTACATTCATACAGGCAGGATCGCCAAAAATGTACAGTGGTTTACACCAACAGACGATGGCGTGCTGGAGATCACCATTAATCTATCAAAGCCAGAAAAAGATCCTAAAGCCATCGCTCAAGCGAAGAAGCTCAGTCAAAAGCAATATCCCCTTTGTCTCCTTTGTAAAGAAAACGTTGGGTTCGAGGGCAGGGTCAATCATCCAGCGAGACAGAATCATCGGATCATTCCTGTGTCACTCTCAGGCGAATCGTGGTTTCTGCAATTTTCACCTTATGTGTACTACAACGAGCATTGCATAGTGTTCAAAGGCAAACATGAACCAATGAGCATCACCAAAAAGACCTTTGAACGACTGCTTTCCTTCATATCTATATACCCGCACTATTTCATCGGGTCAAACGCCGACCTTCCGATTGTCGGAGGCAGTATATTAAGTCATGACCATTTTCAGGGCGGTGCACATGAATTTCCGATGGCAAAAGCAGAGATGGAAGAAGTCTTTTCTCTCAAAGCCTTTCCAAATGTGCGAGCTGGTATTGTGAAATGGCCGATGTCTGTGATCCGCCTTCGAAGCAGTGAGCAGCAGTCGCTCGCAGACGCAGCAGATTTTATCTTACATGAGTGGAAACTGTATTCAGATGAAGAGGTGGGGGTGATCGCTCATACAGGAGAGACTCCTCACAATACCATTACTCCTATTGCTCGGCGTCACGGGGATGACTATGAATTAGATTTAGTGCTGCGTAATAACCGGACAAACAAGCAGCACCCGGACGGCATTTTCCATCCGCACGAAGAAGTTCACCATATTAAAAAAGAGAATATCGGATTAATTGAAGTCATGGGCCTTGCTGTGCTTCCTGGTAGATTAGCAGAGGAATTAAGCCAATTAAAAGAGGCTTTACTATCCGAAAGTCCACTTGAAGAAATCAAAGCCCGTCCTGAAATCATGAAGCACGAGGCTTGGGCAAAGCGGATGCTTGAAGAGAACACCTTTACAGAGGATAATACTCAAACCATTTTACAAAAAGAACTTGGTGTTATTTTTTCTCGAATTCTCTCACAGGCAGGTGTGTTTAAAAGAACTGAGCAAGGGAAAACAGCTTTTAACCGTTTCATTCAAACACTTCAAACAGGCAGGTGA
- a CDS encoding GtrA family protein, with amino-acid sequence MYLVMGVCTTIVNIVSFYLFVEMFSMDYKTATVVSWVFAVLFAYITNKKYVFKQKARDTKSLMRELSSFFSVRLMSLGVDLGLMILFVSQMALNETVAKILVNFVIVVVNYVASKWFVFKKTKEDAI; translated from the coding sequence ATGTATCTTGTGATGGGTGTGTGTACAACCATCGTCAACATAGTCAGCTTCTACTTATTCGTTGAGATGTTTTCCATGGATTATAAAACAGCTACAGTTGTTTCATGGGTATTTGCTGTTCTCTTTGCTTATATCACCAATAAGAAGTATGTCTTCAAGCAAAAGGCTCGTGATACGAAAAGCCTTATGCGTGAGCTTTCTTCATTTTTTAGTGTTCGTCTCATGTCTCTAGGTGTCGATCTGGGGCTGATGATTTTATTTGTGAGCCAAATGGCGCTCAATGAAACGGTCGCAAAAATTCTTGTCAACTTTGTGATTGTGGTCGTGAATTACGTCGCCAGTAAATGGTTCGTCTTCAAGAAAACAAAAGAAGATGCGATTTAA
- a CDS encoding class I SAM-dependent methyltransferase — protein sequence MSSESLSYYHQKKDQYYHGVNPVIVSRIRAEWTSLLDIGCGTGKLGKVLKQKGRTIYGIESFEDAAKEAEQELDHVLCGNIEQMTLPYEQEQFDCIIFGDVLEHLLDPWAVLKKVKPFLKKEGAILSSIPNIGHISTVLELLAGRFTYTDAGLMDQTHLRFFTLHEIHALFQSAGFRIRELETIRVQHPSYESVMSDLHELLMKHGIRSDFHEAATAYQYVVEAVQLHE from the coding sequence GTGAGTTCAGAGTCCCTTTCCTATTATCACCAAAAAAAGGATCAGTATTATCATGGCGTGAACCCGGTCATTGTCAGCCGTATCCGCGCGGAATGGACGTCTTTATTGGATATCGGATGCGGCACAGGCAAGCTTGGAAAAGTCCTGAAACAAAAAGGACGGACCATTTATGGAATTGAATCGTTTGAGGATGCAGCAAAAGAGGCTGAACAAGAGCTAGATCATGTGCTATGCGGAAATATTGAACAGATGACGCTCCCTTACGAACAGGAACAATTTGACTGCATCATTTTCGGAGATGTCCTTGAACATTTATTGGACCCGTGGGCCGTTTTAAAGAAGGTCAAACCTTTCCTAAAAAAAGAAGGAGCCATTCTGTCATCCATTCCGAATATCGGTCACATATCAACCGTTTTAGAATTATTAGCCGGCAGATTCACTTATACAGATGCAGGATTAATGGATCAAACTCATTTGCGTTTCTTCACTCTTCATGAAATTCATGCACTCTTTCAATCAGCAGGCTTCCGTATTCGCGAACTCGAAACCATTCGCGTACAGCATCCTTCCTATGAGAGCGTGATGAGTGATTTACATGAATTACTCATGAAGCATGGCATTCGTTCAGATTTTCATGAGGCCGCTACCGCCTATCAGTATGTAGTTGAGGCGGTTCAGCTTCATGAGTAA
- a CDS encoding glycosyltransferase family protein gives MSNPTILFVLCVNDESMFQACFRQLASLPAPHGYHVEVLPIRHASSMTSAYNEAITHPAQFKIYLHQDTLIVKQHMLLELIPLFLQHPSLGMVGVIGAESVPDNGIWWESSDCRGKVIEYRHDTYQLLSFENGRQQAEAQDYINASAIDGLFMATQYDVKWREDLFDGFHFYDVSQSFEFMQQGYEVGIARQEEPWCIHKCGDHFDAEAYEKARQTFLANYR, from the coding sequence ATGAGTAACCCCACCATCCTGTTTGTTTTATGTGTAAATGATGAGTCGATGTTTCAGGCTTGCTTTCGGCAGCTCGCTTCACTTCCCGCTCCCCATGGATATCATGTGGAGGTTTTGCCGATTAGACATGCATCCAGTATGACCTCTGCTTATAATGAAGCCATCACTCATCCAGCTCAGTTTAAAATTTATCTTCATCAAGATACATTGATTGTCAAACAGCATATGCTTCTTGAGTTGATCCCGCTTTTTTTACAGCATCCATCACTTGGGATGGTTGGGGTCATAGGTGCAGAAAGCGTGCCTGACAATGGGATCTGGTGGGAGAGTTCTGATTGCAGGGGGAAAGTCATTGAATATCGTCACGACACCTATCAACTGCTTTCATTTGAAAATGGTCGTCAACAGGCCGAAGCGCAAGATTATATCAACGCTTCAGCGATTGATGGTCTTTTTATGGCGACGCAGTATGATGTAAAGTGGCGTGAGGATCTCTTTGATGGTTTTCATTTTTATGATGTTTCGCAATCCTTTGAATTCATGCAACAAGGCTATGAGGTTGGCATTGCAAGGCAAGAAGAGCCTTGGTGCATCCACAAATGCGGAGATCATTTTGATGCGGAAGCATATGAAAAAGCGAGACAAACATTTCTTGCAAATTATCGATAG
- a CDS encoding M24 family metallopeptidase, with the protein MIEQVRELMEDKQLDGVLIQKRNNFSWLTGGRRNHIVLNTPEGVCQLLVLKDDIVLIVNQMEEKRIIEEEMAYVDHPFQVVTMDWYEDETPYIQELTKGKRIGTDIQMEGFEWIEPDLSHVRSILTASQLRQYEKLCHETAVIVESVCQEIVPGQTEHEIASLVAQRAIAQGMTIEVLLVATDDRIHQYRHPIPTDKALQKHALVVLCAERHGLVANVTRSVYFGQLPKELAENKERLARIDTVMNAATRPGKTLGDVLKAGIAQYEREGFPDSWKKLHQGGKTGFVSREIIAVPSAKEEIQMHQVFTWNPSLPGLKSEDTIVVEKEGNRFLTYTGKWTYMDIEHEGNIYRRPDILVRDE; encoded by the coding sequence ATGATTGAACAAGTAAGAGAGCTAATGGAAGATAAGCAGCTTGATGGTGTTTTGATTCAAAAACGAAATAACTTCTCATGGCTGACAGGCGGAAGAAGGAATCATATTGTGTTAAATACGCCAGAGGGTGTGTGCCAGCTACTCGTCTTAAAAGACGACATCGTTCTCATTGTGAATCAAATGGAAGAAAAGCGGATCATTGAAGAAGAAATGGCGTACGTCGATCATCCGTTTCAAGTGGTCACAATGGATTGGTATGAGGATGAGACCCCATACATTCAAGAACTCACAAAAGGTAAACGAATTGGGACGGATATTCAAATGGAAGGATTCGAATGGATCGAACCGGATTTGTCGCATGTTCGCTCGATCCTAACTGCTTCACAGCTCAGACAATATGAAAAACTCTGTCATGAAACAGCAGTCATTGTAGAAAGTGTCTGTCAAGAAATCGTTCCAGGGCAGACCGAGCACGAAATTGCTTCGCTTGTTGCTCAAAGAGCCATTGCTCAAGGGATGACGATAGAAGTCCTGCTTGTGGCAACAGATGATCGGATCCATCAATACCGTCACCCGATTCCAACAGATAAAGCCCTTCAAAAGCACGCGCTTGTTGTTCTCTGCGCGGAGCGTCACGGGCTCGTTGCAAATGTCACAAGGTCTGTTTACTTTGGTCAGCTTCCGAAGGAGCTTGCAGAGAACAAAGAGCGGCTAGCACGAATTGACACGGTCATGAATGCCGCCACACGTCCTGGGAAAACATTAGGTGATGTTTTGAAAGCAGGTATTGCTCAGTATGAAAGAGAGGGCTTCCCTGATAGCTGGAAAAAGCTCCATCAAGGGGGAAAAACGGGATTTGTATCTAGGGAAATCATTGCCGTTCCTTCAGCAAAGGAAGAAATTCAGATGCATCAAGTGTTTACATGGAACCCTTCATTGCCTGGACTGAAATCAGAGGATACGATTGTGGTAGAAAAAGAGGGCAACCGTTTTTTAACGTATACAGGCAAGTGGACGTACATGGACATTGAACATGAAGGGAACATCTATAGACGACCTGACATCTTAGTGAGAGATGAATAA
- a CDS encoding AraC family transcriptional regulator — protein sequence MKKEAFAFRFHHSDVTLPAQIWSVGWEVQSSSLYSWNGVERKDQGKCIFQLTLSGHGMIEIGEKRFKVLPGQAFLVKSPSAYQYYFPEDSEHWEFLYLTLYGESCDLCFDQFIDQGKQVMRFHPNSRPIRLLKTIYDEASERRITNPFEGSSLAYQFVMELYSYLPKLEGQMEKWPEPIVQAALFASHHFHEEIGPDDMAAAARLSKSHFTREFKKATGFTPIHYLTNIRLEKAETLLKTTKYSIEEIAIQCGYRNANYLNKVFRKKIGMSPKQLRETSDA from the coding sequence TTGAAGAAAGAAGCATTTGCATTTCGTTTTCACCATTCTGATGTGACATTGCCGGCACAAATCTGGTCTGTTGGCTGGGAAGTTCAATCTTCTTCGTTATATAGCTGGAATGGCGTGGAGCGGAAGGATCAGGGCAAGTGCATTTTTCAGCTCACACTGTCTGGACATGGCATGATTGAAATCGGAGAAAAACGTTTCAAAGTATTGCCGGGTCAGGCCTTTCTCGTGAAAAGCCCTAGTGCCTACCAATATTATTTTCCAGAAGACAGTGAGCATTGGGAATTTCTCTATTTAACGCTTTACGGGGAATCCTGCGATCTTTGCTTTGACCAATTTATTGACCAAGGAAAGCAGGTCATGCGTTTTCATCCGAATTCCAGACCGATCCGCCTGCTCAAGACCATTTATGATGAAGCCAGTGAAAGACGGATTACCAATCCATTTGAGGGGTCTAGCCTTGCTTATCAATTTGTCATGGAACTGTATTCATATTTGCCAAAGCTTGAGGGACAAATGGAGAAATGGCCCGAGCCCATCGTTCAAGCTGCCTTGTTTGCCAGCCATCATTTTCACGAAGAAATTGGCCCAGACGATATGGCAGCTGCGGCACGTTTATCCAAAAGTCATTTTACGAGGGAATTCAAAAAGGCCACTGGCTTCACACCTATTCACTACCTAACCAATATTCGGTTAGAAAAGGCGGAAACGTTATTGAAAACAACAAAATATTCGATTGAAGAAATCGCCATACAGTGCGGCTATAGAAATGCGAATTACTTGAATAAAGTCTTTCGAAAGAAAATCGGCATGTCTCCAAAGCAACTGCGGGAAACAAGCGATGCATAA
- a CDS encoding anti-repressor SinI family protein, with translation MDTQVKRRVDEEWVYLIQEAKKIGLAIEEIQAFLTSNGDQKMINKP, from the coding sequence ATGGATACGCAAGTGAAAAGAAGAGTTGACGAAGAGTGGGTTTATTTGATTCAGGAAGCGAAAAAAATTGGACTAGCCATCGAAGAAATACAAGCTTTTTTAACATCCAACGGTGATCAGAAGATGATAAACAAACCGTAA
- the qoxA gene encoding cytochrome aa3 quinol oxidase subunit II, with protein MIFLFRAIKPMLLLAMLVSVFLLGGCSNIAVLDPKGPVAAQQKDLILLSIGFMLFIVGAVFVLFTIILVKYRERKDVGNASYNPELHGNTLLEVVWTVIPILIVAALSVPTVKTIYSLEEAPQATSHKDPLVVYATAVDWKWIFSYPEENIETVNYLNIPKDQPVLFKITSADTMASLWIPQLGGEKYAMAGMEMEQYLQADQVGTYEGRNANFTGEGFAQQKFKVNAMKQSDYDKWVSKTKKEAPKLTKKTYDYLMLPDAADVQTFSSTHLSFAKHGEDSEYALQARKRLGYQSVSPHSKTDPFENVKNYKRKLDNE; from the coding sequence GTGATCTTCTTGTTCAGAGCCATTAAACCTATGCTTTTATTAGCGATGCTCGTGAGTGTTTTTCTATTAGGAGGTTGCAGCAATATCGCTGTTTTAGATCCTAAAGGACCTGTCGCAGCACAACAAAAAGACTTAATCCTTTTATCCATCGGATTCATGCTCTTTATCGTTGGTGCGGTATTTGTATTGTTTACCATTATTTTGGTTAAATACCGTGAGCGTAAGGACGTTGGAAACGCCTCTTATAACCCAGAACTACACGGGAATACGCTTCTAGAAGTTGTCTGGACAGTGATCCCAATATTAATCGTTGCTGCCCTTTCAGTTCCAACTGTAAAAACCATTTACTCTTTGGAAGAGGCACCTCAAGCAACAAGCCATAAAGATCCTCTTGTCGTTTATGCTACAGCTGTTGATTGGAAATGGATTTTCAGCTATCCAGAGGAAAATATTGAGACAGTGAACTACTTAAACATTCCAAAAGATCAGCCGGTTTTATTCAAAATCACTTCTGCTGATACAATGGCATCACTATGGATTCCTCAGCTAGGCGGGGAGAAGTATGCGATGGCTGGAATGGAGATGGAACAATATCTTCAAGCTGATCAAGTTGGCACATATGAAGGAAGAAACGCCAACTTCACAGGCGAGGGCTTTGCTCAACAAAAATTCAAAGTCAATGCGATGAAGCAGTCTGACTATGATAAATGGGTAAGCAAAACGAAAAAAGAAGCACCGAAGTTAACGAAGAAAACGTATGACTACTTGATGCTTCCTGATGCTGCAGATGTGCAGACATTCTCATCAACACATTTATCCTTTGCGAAGCATGGAGAGGATTCTGAATACGCACTCCAAGCACGCAAACGTTTAGGTTACCAATCAGTTTCTCCGCATTCCAAAACAGATCCTTTCGAGAATGTGAAGAACTATAAAAGAAAACTAGATAATGAATAA